A single genomic interval of Lathyrus oleraceus cultivar Zhongwan6 chromosome 7, CAAS_Psat_ZW6_1.0, whole genome shotgun sequence harbors:
- the LOC127102485 gene encoding probable fatty acyl-CoA reductase 4 isoform X1 yields the protein MNSGMMQNFLKGKTILVTGTTGFLAKVFVEKILRIQPEIQKLYLLVRSSNTDLASNRLQNEVFRTDLFRLLREKLGGDFNSFISKKVVAVAGDVAIENLGIKDEKLKNVMFEEIDIIVNSAATTNFDERFDTSMGVNTMGALHVLNFAKKCHKIKLLVHISTAYVCGEAKEGESIFEEKAFKMGQSLKGTSKLDINTEVDLLEKKLDDFRAMNVDENTIKYALKDYGIERANLHGWPNTYVFTKAMGEMLLVHHKDNVSLIIIRPTMVTSTIKDPFPGWIEGLRTVDSMICAFGKGKLPCFLGHPKTVLDIMPVDLVINCVIATIVINSNQAPKSFIYNVSSSLRNPLKISDVHNISHQYFMKTPCINKNGKLILVSKGIALKSLAAFNIYTEIKYVLPLKVLHLVNKMVCHSYQDVYDDNFKKIRMVKRLAKLYKPYVFFKAVFDDTNTENLRRETKVYNMKDENLEFDPSSINWKDYMMNTHIPGLVKYAMK from the exons ATGAACTCTGGAATGATGCAAAACTTTCTGAAGGGAAAGACTATTTTAGTGACTGGCACAACAGGTTTCTTAGCAAAAG TTTTTGTGGAAAAGATACTACGGATTCAACCAGAGATACAGAAGCTTTATCTTCTAGTAAGGTCTTCAAATACCGACTTGGCCTCAAATCGTTTGCAAAATGAG GTATTTAGGACAGATTTATTTCGACTGCTAAGAGAAAAGTTGGGTGGAGATTTTAATTCTTTCATATCAAAGAAGGTTGTGGCAGTTGCAGGAGATGTTGCTATTGAAAATTTGGGAATAAAAGATGAAAAGCTTAAAAATGTGATGTTTGAAGAGATAGACATTATTGTCAATTCTGCTGCAACTACCAATTTTGATGAAAG ATTTGACACTTCCATGGGTGTTAATACAATGGGTGCTTTACATGTCTTAAACTTTGCAAAAAAGTGTCACAAAATAAAGCTTCTTGTCCACATATCAACCG CTTATGTGTGCGGAGAGGCTAAGGAAGGAGAATCAATTTTTGAAGAGAAAGCATTTAAAATGGGTCAATCTCTAAAAGGGACTTCAAAACTAGACATAAACACAGAAGTAGATTTGTTGGAGAAAAAACTAGATGATTTTAGAGCAATGAATGTGGATGAAAACACAATCAAATATGCATTGAAAGACTATGGGATTGAAAG AGCAAATTTGCATGGTTGGCCAAACACATATGTATTCACAAAAGCAATGGGAGAAATGCTTTTAGTGCATCATAAAGATAATGTTTCATTGATCATTATTCGTCCAACAATGGTAACTAGTACTATCAAGGATCCATTTCCTGGTTGGATTGAAGGTTTAAG AACTGTTGATAGTATGATATGTGCCTTTGGCAAAGGGAAACTGCCATGTTTTCTTGGCCATCCCAAGACAGTTTTAGATATA ATGCCTGTAGATTTGGTCATCAATTGTGTGATTGCAACCATTGTTATCAACTCAAATCAAGCTCCTAAAAGCTTCATCTACAATGTTTCTTCTTCATTAAGAAACCCTCTTAAAATTTCTGATGTTCACAACATTTCACATCAATATTTCATGAAAACCCCTTGCATCAACAAAAATGGAAAGCTGATACTCGTCTCCAAGGGAATTGCCTTGAAAAGTTTGGCTGCTTTCAACATTTATACAGAGATCAAATATGTCCTCCCACTTAAG GTCTTACACTTGGTGAACAAGATGGTTTGCCATTCCTATCAAGATGTTTATGATGACAACTTCAAGAAAATTAGAATGGTGAAACGACTTGCAAAACTATACAAACCTTACGTGTTTTTTAAGGCAGT CTTTGATGATACCAACACAGAAAATTTACGAAGGGAAACAAAGGTATATAACATGAAGGATGAGAATCTAGAATTTGACCCTAGTAGCATTAATTGGAAAGACTACATGATGAATACACACATTCCTGGACTTGTCAAATATGCGATGAAATAA
- the LOC127102485 gene encoding probable fatty acyl-CoA reductase 4 isoform X2, with protein MNSGMMQNFLKGKTILVTGTTGFLAKVFVEKILRIQPEIQKLYLLVRSSNTDLASNRLQNEVFRTDLFRLLREKLGGDFNSFISKKVVAVAGDVAIENLGIKDEKLKNVMFEEIDIIVNSAATTNFDERFDTSMGVNTMGALHVLNFAKKCHKIKLLVHISTEAKEGESIFEEKAFKMGQSLKGTSKLDINTEVDLLEKKLDDFRAMNVDENTIKYALKDYGIERANLHGWPNTYVFTKAMGEMLLVHHKDNVSLIIIRPTMVTSTIKDPFPGWIEGLRTVDSMICAFGKGKLPCFLGHPKTVLDIMPVDLVINCVIATIVINSNQAPKSFIYNVSSSLRNPLKISDVHNISHQYFMKTPCINKNGKLILVSKGIALKSLAAFNIYTEIKYVLPLKVLHLVNKMVCHSYQDVYDDNFKKIRMVKRLAKLYKPYVFFKAVFDDTNTENLRRETKVYNMKDENLEFDPSSINWKDYMMNTHIPGLVKYAMK; from the exons ATGAACTCTGGAATGATGCAAAACTTTCTGAAGGGAAAGACTATTTTAGTGACTGGCACAACAGGTTTCTTAGCAAAAG TTTTTGTGGAAAAGATACTACGGATTCAACCAGAGATACAGAAGCTTTATCTTCTAGTAAGGTCTTCAAATACCGACTTGGCCTCAAATCGTTTGCAAAATGAG GTATTTAGGACAGATTTATTTCGACTGCTAAGAGAAAAGTTGGGTGGAGATTTTAATTCTTTCATATCAAAGAAGGTTGTGGCAGTTGCAGGAGATGTTGCTATTGAAAATTTGGGAATAAAAGATGAAAAGCTTAAAAATGTGATGTTTGAAGAGATAGACATTATTGTCAATTCTGCTGCAACTACCAATTTTGATGAAAG ATTTGACACTTCCATGGGTGTTAATACAATGGGTGCTTTACATGTCTTAAACTTTGCAAAAAAGTGTCACAAAATAAAGCTTCTTGTCCACATATCAACCG AGGCTAAGGAAGGAGAATCAATTTTTGAAGAGAAAGCATTTAAAATGGGTCAATCTCTAAAAGGGACTTCAAAACTAGACATAAACACAGAAGTAGATTTGTTGGAGAAAAAACTAGATGATTTTAGAGCAATGAATGTGGATGAAAACACAATCAAATATGCATTGAAAGACTATGGGATTGAAAG AGCAAATTTGCATGGTTGGCCAAACACATATGTATTCACAAAAGCAATGGGAGAAATGCTTTTAGTGCATCATAAAGATAATGTTTCATTGATCATTATTCGTCCAACAATGGTAACTAGTACTATCAAGGATCCATTTCCTGGTTGGATTGAAGGTTTAAG AACTGTTGATAGTATGATATGTGCCTTTGGCAAAGGGAAACTGCCATGTTTTCTTGGCCATCCCAAGACAGTTTTAGATATA ATGCCTGTAGATTTGGTCATCAATTGTGTGATTGCAACCATTGTTATCAACTCAAATCAAGCTCCTAAAAGCTTCATCTACAATGTTTCTTCTTCATTAAGAAACCCTCTTAAAATTTCTGATGTTCACAACATTTCACATCAATATTTCATGAAAACCCCTTGCATCAACAAAAATGGAAAGCTGATACTCGTCTCCAAGGGAATTGCCTTGAAAAGTTTGGCTGCTTTCAACATTTATACAGAGATCAAATATGTCCTCCCACTTAAG GTCTTACACTTGGTGAACAAGATGGTTTGCCATTCCTATCAAGATGTTTATGATGACAACTTCAAGAAAATTAGAATGGTGAAACGACTTGCAAAACTATACAAACCTTACGTGTTTTTTAAGGCAGT CTTTGATGATACCAACACAGAAAATTTACGAAGGGAAACAAAGGTATATAACATGAAGGATGAGAATCTAGAATTTGACCCTAGTAGCATTAATTGGAAAGACTACATGATGAATACACACATTCCTGGACTTGTCAAATATGCGATGAAATAA